The genomic region CACTTGTAAAATCCTTATTTATAGTTGGCTTTCTCTTCATATAAGTAAATATAAAACCTGCATTATATAAAATTTTCTATGTCGTTAACTATAAATAATTTTTTAATAAATCTATCAGAATACCTTCCAGAAGTTCATGACTTTGCTATTTTTGACATCTTCTGTCACTGGTTATGTGACAAAAATTTAGGATTCTATGCGAAAGGTAATCCACTGCCATTATTAGGAAGTACCATTAAAATATCTGAGTTTGAACCCGTTTTCCTCAAACCTGAGTTCATTGAAACTAAATTAAAAATAGCATCTAAGATTAAAGAACAAGTTTGTGGAACTTTAAATAGTAGTAAACATGTTATGCTTACGGGAGCACCAGGTACTGGGAAGACAAATCTTGCAGAGGATGTTTGTAAAGTTGCAGAGGATCATAAATTTACAAAAGGCTATGTTCTAACAACAGCTACTTCTGATTGGACAACTTTTGATACTATCGGTGGTTACATGCCAGATGAATTTGGAAAGTTAATCTTTGAAGAAGGTAAGTTCTTACAGGCCATAAAAGAAGATAAATGGTTAATTATCGATGAAATAAACCGTGCGGATATTGATAAAGCCTTTGGTCAACTTTTCACTGTTTTATCAGGCCAAGGCGTTGAATTACCTTTCAAAATAAACGGAAAATCAGTTCGAATTCAACCTACTGAAGAAATTGGAAGCTATTATGATTCTGAAACAGCAACCTATCGTGTAGGGAAAAATTGGCGAATTTTATCCACTATGAATGTTTATGATAAAGATTATCTCTATGAAATGTCTTATGCATTCATGCGAAGGTTTACTTTTATTTATATTGATTTGCCCGTTGTAGAAGAATATATAGAACTAATTAACAGTTGGTGTGAGGATCTTGATGAAGTTTATATTCAAAAAATCCATCAACTTTTAGATATTAACCCCTATCGTGAGATAGGGCCTGCGATCTTTAAAGATGTGGCAGAATATGTAGCTGCCAGAAAGGAAATCGGAAGCACTGATCATATCTTAGAAGATGCAGTTCTTTCCTATATAATGCCCCAATTTGAAGGTTTAGAGAAATCTCAAATTTTGGATATATGGAAAATACTGAAATCTATCTTTGAAGATTCAGATGAAATAAAACAAAGATTGGAAGAAATTTCAACCATTAAACTGGATGACGCGAAATGATTTCTGGTTCTGCTGATGGTTGTTGGAAAGCTAAGGATCGAAAAGAAGTCCTTGAATTCATTAAACCATCACTTTATAGATACTTCTTCAATGAAGCTGTTCCTAATCTCCATGTTCCTCTAAAGGAGTTGGGACTTTCAGACTCAGATCTGAATTTCTTAAAAACTGTTCATTTTCTTTTAAGTCCTGAAGTGGAAGCTTTGGTAAATGTATTACCCAAATTAATCAGAAATCTCTCACACTCCACACA from Methanobacterium petrolearium harbors:
- a CDS encoding AAA family ATPase encodes the protein MSLTINNFLINLSEYLPEVHDFAIFDIFCHWLCDKNLGFYAKGNPLPLLGSTIKISEFEPVFLKPEFIETKLKIASKIKEQVCGTLNSSKHVMLTGAPGTGKTNLAEDVCKVAEDHKFTKGYVLTTATSDWTTFDTIGGYMPDEFGKLIFEEGKFLQAIKEDKWLIIDEINRADIDKAFGQLFTVLSGQGVELPFKINGKSVRIQPTEEIGSYYDSETATYRVGKNWRILSTMNVYDKDYLYEMSYAFMRRFTFIYIDLPVVEEYIELINSWCEDLDEVYIQKIHQLLDINPYREIGPAIFKDVAEYVAARKEIGSTDHILEDAVLSYIMPQFEGLEKSQILDIWKILKSIFEDSDEIKQRLEEISTIKLDDAK